Proteins found in one Erythrobacter sp. 3-20A1M genomic segment:
- a CDS encoding ribose-phosphate diphosphokinase: MNPVLFSLSASPDMAAHLCAETGMELGEIAWRQFPDGESYVRLLSSVRGRDVVLLCTLDRPDTKALALLFAADKAREMGARRVSLVAPYLAYMRQDKAFNEGEAVTSVTFARLLSRAFDGLITVDPHLHRHPDLGAVYSIPAIAVQAAPAIAAWIRREVPNPLLIGPDEESGQWVEEIASLAGAPYAVLRKERRGDYDVSISADNLPDLSNLTPVIIDDIASSARTMIEAAHILRETAAATPIAIVVHPILAGDAFGKLQAAGTARVVSTDTIAHPSNAISVVPQIAAALKAWRDETARPESSSAGRQRVNQGPS; this comes from the coding sequence ATGAATCCGGTTCTGTTCTCGCTCAGCGCCTCGCCCGACATGGCGGCTCACTTGTGTGCCGAGACCGGCATGGAGCTTGGAGAAATCGCTTGGCGGCAGTTTCCGGACGGCGAGAGCTATGTGCGTCTGTTGTCCTCCGTCCGTGGGCGAGACGTCGTTCTGCTGTGCACGCTCGATCGGCCCGATACCAAGGCCTTGGCCCTCTTGTTCGCGGCCGACAAGGCACGCGAAATGGGCGCGCGCCGCGTTAGCCTCGTTGCGCCCTATCTGGCTTATATGCGCCAGGACAAGGCCTTCAATGAAGGCGAAGCCGTAACTTCGGTCACTTTTGCGCGTCTACTCTCGCGTGCGTTCGATGGGCTCATCACTGTCGATCCGCACCTGCACCGACATCCGGACCTAGGCGCGGTCTATTCCATCCCGGCCATTGCGGTTCAGGCCGCACCCGCAATCGCCGCGTGGATACGCCGGGAAGTCCCCAATCCGCTCCTTATCGGTCCCGATGAGGAGAGCGGTCAGTGGGTCGAAGAAATCGCTAGCCTGGCCGGCGCTCCCTACGCAGTTCTCCGCAAGGAGCGCAGGGGCGATTACGACGTCAGTATCTCGGCCGACAATCTTCCTGATTTATCCAACCTTACGCCGGTGATCATTGATGACATCGCCTCAAGCGCCCGCACAATGATCGAAGCGGCGCACATTCTTCGGGAAACAGCTGCCGCAACGCCGATCGCGATCGTCGTCCATCCGATCCTGGCAGGCGATGCCTTTGGGAAACTGCAGGCGGCGGGCACCGCCAGGGTCGTCAGTACCGACACCATCGCGCACCCATCCAACGCAATCAGTGTCGTGCCGCAAATTGCTGCAGCGCTAAAAGCGTGGCGCGATGAAACAGCCCGGCCGGAATCTTCGTCGGCGGGGCGTCAACGCGTCAACCAAGGCCCTTCGTAG
- the eno gene encoding phosphopyruvate hydratase has protein sequence MKRTIAALSAHEILDSRGWPTVKVTVRLEGGITASASVPSGASTGQFEAHELRDGDAARYAGRGVLKAVANVEREIAGALIGLDVVLQPEIDRLMCELDGTENKARLGANAVLGVSLVVARAAAQAMELPLYQYLGGSTARRLPVPMMNIINGGKHAANGLQMQEFMIVPHGAPTYGEALRYGSETYHVLRGLLEEKGLGVGVGDEGGFAPHLKDERQALELIVRAIEVAGYEPGRQIAIALDPAATSFVEDGGYVLPGLGGAHMTSDELLAVYTDWIAAFPIVSIEDGFGEQDWPAFVKQTLAMGDRIQIVGDDLYVTNSRFIQRGIDDKATNAVLIKPNQIGTVTETVAAIELCRRAGLRYKFSHRSGETEDDFIADFAVAMTGGQFKGGAPCRGERLAKYNRLLEIEHQLGGEAIFSSPFVA, from the coding sequence ATGAAGCGAACCATTGCTGCTCTGTCGGCGCACGAGATTCTTGACTCGCGCGGTTGGCCCACGGTCAAGGTGACAGTCCGTCTGGAGGGCGGTATCACCGCAAGCGCGTCGGTGCCCTCGGGAGCATCGACTGGCCAGTTCGAGGCCCACGAACTTCGCGACGGCGATGCGGCGCGGTATGCCGGTCGCGGGGTCCTGAAGGCGGTCGCAAATGTTGAACGCGAAATCGCGGGCGCCCTCATCGGTCTGGATGTTGTCCTGCAGCCGGAAATTGATCGGTTGATGTGTGAACTCGACGGAACCGAGAACAAGGCGCGGCTCGGCGCAAACGCCGTTCTCGGTGTTTCGCTGGTGGTCGCTCGGGCCGCTGCTCAGGCGATGGAATTACCGCTCTACCAGTATCTCGGGGGTTCCACCGCCCGGCGTCTCCCGGTCCCCATGATGAACATTATCAATGGCGGCAAGCATGCCGCCAATGGGCTCCAGATGCAGGAGTTCATGATCGTACCGCATGGTGCCCCGACATACGGCGAAGCGCTGCGCTATGGTTCGGAAACCTATCATGTCCTGAGGGGGCTTCTGGAAGAGAAAGGCCTGGGTGTGGGGGTTGGTGATGAAGGCGGGTTCGCGCCCCATCTGAAAGACGAGCGTCAAGCGCTCGAGCTGATCGTCCGCGCAATTGAGGTGGCAGGCTATGAACCAGGCCGTCAAATTGCCATCGCGCTGGATCCCGCAGCGACCTCCTTCGTCGAGGACGGCGGTTATGTTCTGCCCGGGCTTGGCGGAGCGCATATGACCAGTGACGAACTTCTGGCCGTCTACACTGACTGGATTGCCGCATTTCCGATCGTGTCGATCGAGGATGGTTTCGGCGAACAGGACTGGCCCGCCTTTGTAAAGCAGACCCTGGCGATGGGAGACCGCATCCAGATCGTCGGCGATGACCTGTATGTCACCAATTCGCGCTTCATCCAGCGGGGCATTGATGACAAAGCCACGAACGCTGTTTTGATCAAGCCCAACCAGATCGGCACGGTGACCGAAACGGTGGCGGCGATCGAACTGTGTCGGCGAGCTGGACTGCGCTACAAATTCTCCCATCGCTCCGGCGAGACAGAAGACGACTTCATCGCAGATTTTGCCGTCGCGATGACCGGTGGTCAGTTCAAGGGCGGAGCGCCGTGTCGAGGTGAACGTCTCGCCAAGTACAATCGCTTGCTGGAAATCGAACACCAACTCGGCGGCGAAGCCATCTTCTCATCGCCATTTGTCGCATGA
- a CDS encoding DUF2933 domain-containing protein: MRQGHKHASDRRGWRMPIVFLGFAAIAGYFLLAEHRVHALSILPWALLLLACPLLHMFMHGGHGGHGGHGGQGGDDDDQRTSNNGASPVRDRHSGHKVADSSARRR; this comes from the coding sequence ATGAGGCAAGGTCACAAGCACGCGTCCGACAGACGGGGATGGCGGATGCCGATCGTCTTCCTCGGTTTTGCAGCGATAGCGGGGTATTTCCTGCTTGCCGAGCATAGGGTTCACGCGCTCAGCATACTTCCTTGGGCCTTGCTCTTGCTGGCCTGCCCGCTGCTCCACATGTTTATGCACGGTGGACACGGTGGACACGGAGGTCATGGCGGCCAAGGCGGTGATGATGATGATCAGCGCACCAGCAACAACGGCGCGAGTCCGGTCCGCGATCGCCACAGCGGACACAAGGTCGCCGATTCCAGCGCCCGTCGCCGATAG
- a CDS encoding fructose bisphosphate aldolase: MHDPVLMAQIIGGAGFVAALDQSGGSTPTALANYGISAHDYSGEEKMFALIHKMRSRLITAPSFDGRKILGAILFEKTMDGEVDGTPVPDLLRQRGIVPFVKIDRGLEDEKDGVRLMKPIPALETLLVRAKAKGVFGTKMRSLINEASTGAIGAIVDQQFDIANRILDKGLMPIVEPEVNLKSKSRAECDTILLGALTKALDRQPIGRRVMLKLSMPAAPDLFAPLVGHPSCARVLALSGGYSQEEACDELAKNHALVASFSRALLQDLRAGMDDEEFDRVLAEAIERIYRASTVKTAINPV, encoded by the coding sequence ATGCACGACCCGGTACTGATGGCACAAATCATTGGCGGTGCGGGCTTCGTTGCTGCGCTCGACCAGTCAGGCGGTTCGACGCCGACTGCGCTGGCAAACTATGGCATCAGCGCTCACGATTATTCCGGTGAAGAGAAGATGTTCGCCCTCATCCATAAGATGCGGAGCCGGCTCATTACCGCTCCGTCGTTCGATGGCCGCAAGATCCTGGGTGCGATCCTGTTCGAGAAAACGATGGATGGCGAGGTGGACGGCACACCCGTGCCGGACTTGCTCCGGCAGCGTGGCATCGTGCCCTTCGTCAAGATCGATCGGGGTCTGGAAGACGAAAAGGATGGGGTTCGGCTCATGAAGCCGATTCCGGCTCTCGAGACCTTGCTTGTCCGCGCAAAGGCCAAGGGCGTTTTTGGTACGAAAATGCGTTCGCTGATCAACGAGGCGTCCACCGGAGCCATTGGCGCTATTGTCGATCAACAATTCGACATCGCAAATCGCATTCTGGACAAGGGCCTGATGCCAATCGTCGAGCCGGAGGTGAACCTGAAAAGCAAGTCGCGCGCCGAATGCGACACTATACTTCTTGGCGCGCTGACGAAAGCACTCGATAGACAGCCAATTGGCCGCCGGGTAATGCTCAAGCTTTCCATGCCAGCAGCGCCAGACCTATTTGCGCCGCTTGTGGGACATCCCAGCTGTGCGCGGGTGTTGGCGCTTTCAGGCGGGTATTCGCAGGAAGAGGCTTGTGATGAGCTGGCGAAAAATCATGCGCTTGTGGCAAGCTTCAGCCGGGCGCTTCTGCAGGATCTGCGCGCCGGGATGGATGACGAGGAATTCGATCGGGTGCTCGCCGAAGCCATTGAGCGGATTTACCGCGCGTCGACCGTGAAGACGGCCATCAACCCGGTATGA
- a CDS encoding DUF2147 domain-containing protein, with the protein MIRLVIMGAALIFASNAAHARQTGAPNEAIMGVWANPSGSVRVRIEECGTKLCGVVVYANEKAKADAAKAGTDVLIGINLFREFYRYGRNKWRGKVLVPDLDRTVGGELKPISADTLQVHGCMFGHVGCKNQKWTRVSN; encoded by the coding sequence ATGATTCGTCTGGTCATCATGGGCGCGGCCCTCATCTTTGCATCGAATGCGGCACATGCTCGGCAAACCGGAGCGCCAAATGAGGCTATCATGGGTGTTTGGGCTAACCCGTCCGGAAGTGTTCGTGTCCGAATCGAGGAATGCGGCACGAAGCTTTGCGGCGTCGTTGTTTATGCAAACGAGAAAGCGAAGGCCGACGCAGCGAAAGCCGGAACCGACGTGCTCATAGGCATCAATCTTTTTCGCGAGTTCTATCGGTACGGCCGGAACAAATGGCGCGGGAAAGTTCTGGTTCCCGATCTCGACAGAACGGTCGGCGGGGAATTGAAACCGATCAGTGCCGACACCCTCCAGGTTCATGGATGTATGTTTGGGCATGTGGGGTGCAAGAACCAGAAATGGACGCGGGTTTCAAACTGA
- a CDS encoding heavy metal translocating P-type ATPase, which translates to MTDHKTCCDPASGALPTEGVAIDPVCGMSVTIAGAEHSAEHDGARHYFCSAHCQQKFATDPEMYLSGTHLQAVEDLPEGTIYTCPMHPEIRQQGPGSCPICGMALEPETFSLDDGPDPELIDMSRRFWISLAFTIPLFVYAMGDLIPGQPFSQLVEPALAQWIQLTLATPVVLWGAWPFFTRGLQSVRTMNLNMFTLIGLGVAIAYAFSVVGTIAPHIFPPGFHDADGRVAVYFEAAAVIATLVLLGQVLELKARGATSSALRALLELAPPTALKLLPDGSEREVALDQVATGDRLRVRPGDKIAVDGRILEGSSSVDESMISGEPLPVKKSVGDEVTGGTVNQTGGFVMSAERVGKDTMLSKIVQMVAEAQRSRAPIQRLADLVAGWFVPVVIGIAVLTFAAWSVWGPEPAFAYGLVNAVAVLIIACPCALGLATPMSIMTGTGKGAQNGILVKNAEALETFEKVDTIVVDKTGTLTEGRPELVMVEPAQGIDESEMLRLVGAAEIGSEHPLAEAIVKGARTRGHKFEAASDFSSVTGEGIEARVGKRHVAIGNAKMMHRVGAYDAIMADAAETARAKGRTVMFVAIDGKPAGLIGVADPIKPTSARAIGRLHAAGIRVVMLTGDSEATARAVANEVGIDEVHADVSPADKNRIVGELKAAGKTVAMAGDGINDAPALAAADVGVAMGTGTDVAIESAGMTLVRGDLEGLAQAHRLSSATMRNIRQNLFFAFAYNSLGVPIAAGVLFPWFGILLSPMIAAAAMSLSSVSVIGNALRLRTLDLRSEP; encoded by the coding sequence ATGACTGATCACAAGACCTGCTGCGACCCTGCCAGCGGCGCGCTGCCGACCGAAGGCGTAGCGATTGATCCGGTTTGCGGCATGAGCGTGACGATCGCCGGAGCCGAGCACAGCGCCGAGCACGACGGCGCGCGCCACTACTTCTGCTCCGCGCACTGCCAGCAGAAATTCGCAACCGATCCCGAAATGTATCTGAGCGGAACGCATCTGCAGGCGGTCGAGGACCTGCCCGAGGGCACGATTTACACCTGTCCGATGCACCCGGAAATCCGGCAGCAAGGACCAGGCTCGTGCCCGATTTGCGGCATGGCGCTCGAACCGGAAACCTTCAGCCTCGATGACGGCCCCGATCCGGAGCTCATCGACATGAGCCGGCGCTTCTGGATAAGTCTGGCCTTCACTATCCCGTTGTTCGTCTACGCGATGGGCGACCTGATTCCGGGGCAGCCGTTTTCACAGCTTGTCGAACCGGCCTTGGCGCAATGGATACAGCTGACGCTGGCCACACCTGTCGTGCTCTGGGGCGCTTGGCCATTCTTTACGCGCGGTCTGCAATCGGTCCGGACGATGAACCTCAACATGTTCACGCTGATCGGGCTCGGCGTCGCCATCGCCTACGCGTTCAGCGTCGTGGGAACGATTGCGCCGCACATCTTCCCGCCCGGTTTTCACGATGCCGATGGGCGGGTGGCGGTCTATTTCGAAGCCGCGGCGGTCATCGCCACGCTTGTCCTGCTCGGGCAGGTGCTCGAACTCAAGGCGCGCGGCGCAACATCGAGCGCGCTGCGCGCGCTGCTCGAACTCGCTCCGCCGACCGCGCTAAAACTCCTGCCCGACGGTTCGGAGCGCGAGGTTGCTCTCGATCAGGTGGCTACGGGCGATCGCCTGCGCGTCCGCCCCGGCGACAAGATCGCCGTCGACGGCCGTATTCTTGAAGGCTCGAGCAGCGTCGATGAATCGATGATCAGCGGCGAGCCGCTACCGGTGAAAAAGTCGGTCGGCGACGAGGTGACGGGGGGTACGGTCAACCAGACCGGCGGCTTTGTCATGTCTGCGGAACGCGTGGGCAAGGACACGATGCTGTCAAAGATCGTGCAGATGGTGGCCGAGGCGCAGCGCAGCCGCGCGCCGATCCAGCGTCTGGCCGATCTTGTCGCGGGCTGGTTCGTGCCCGTCGTAATCGGCATCGCCGTACTCACCTTCGCTGCCTGGTCGGTCTGGGGGCCGGAACCGGCGTTCGCGTATGGCCTGGTCAATGCCGTAGCCGTACTCATCATTGCCTGCCCCTGCGCCCTGGGCCTCGCCACGCCGATGTCGATCATGACCGGGACCGGCAAGGGTGCGCAAAACGGTATCCTGGTGAAAAATGCCGAGGCGCTCGAGACCTTCGAGAAGGTCGACACTATCGTCGTCGACAAGACCGGGACGCTGACCGAAGGCCGACCGGAGCTGGTCATGGTCGAACCTGCACAGGGCATCGATGAATCGGAGATGCTACGCCTGGTGGGTGCCGCCGAAATCGGCAGTGAGCACCCGCTCGCCGAGGCGATCGTCAAAGGCGCTCGCACTCGCGGCCACAAGTTCGAGGCGGCGAGCGATTTTTCCTCCGTGACGGGCGAAGGTATCGAGGCACGCGTTGGCAAGCGACACGTCGCGATCGGCAACGCAAAGATGATGCACCGGGTCGGTGCCTATGACGCGATCATGGCCGACGCCGCCGAAACCGCGCGCGCGAAGGGGCGGACGGTGATGTTCGTCGCCATCGACGGCAAGCCGGCCGGGCTGATTGGCGTCGCCGATCCGATCAAGCCGACGAGCGCGCGCGCCATCGGCCGTCTCCACGCAGCCGGTATTCGGGTGGTCATGCTGACCGGCGACAGCGAGGCAACCGCACGCGCCGTGGCAAACGAAGTGGGGATCGACGAGGTTCATGCCGATGTCTCGCCTGCGGACAAGAACCGCATCGTTGGTGAATTGAAGGCGGCAGGCAAGACTGTCGCAATGGCGGGCGACGGGATCAACGATGCGCCTGCGCTCGCCGCGGCCGATGTTGGCGTGGCGATGGGAACCGGCACCGATGTCGCGATCGAAAGCGCCGGTATGACCCTTGTGCGCGGCGATCTCGAAGGTCTGGCCCAAGCGCACCGGCTCTCGAGTGCAACCATGCGCAACATCCGCCAGAATCTGTTCTTCGCCTTTGCCTACAACTCGCTCGGCGTGCCGATCGCCGCTGGCGTTCTGTTCCCCTGGTTTGGCATATTGCTGAGCCCGATGATTGCGGCAGCCGCGATGAGCCTCTCGTCGGTATCGGTTATCGGCAATGCTCTGAGACTGCGGACGCTCGATCTCAGAAGCGAGCCATGA
- a CDS encoding Bax inhibitor-1/YccA family protein, with protein MADPLKTLDQHALRSHAGAPAQIYDSGLRSYMLGVYNYMASGLLLTGLVALFVASTDSVRALFFAATGAPTGLGWVAVFAPLALVLALSFGINRFSETAVKAMFWSYAALMGVSLATIFLAYTGVSIARTFFVAASAFAALSLWGYTTKRDLSAWGSFLIMGVFGLIIAMLVNMFLKSSVMDMIVSGIGVLLFAGLTAYDTQKIRNIYSEVRGSDFRGKAIVMGALTLYLDFINLFLFLLRFMGDRR; from the coding sequence ATGGCAGACCCACTCAAAACTCTAGATCAGCACGCTTTACGGTCCCACGCGGGGGCGCCCGCGCAAATCTACGATTCGGGGCTGCGATCCTATATGCTCGGCGTCTACAATTATATGGCCAGCGGATTGCTGCTCACCGGCTTGGTCGCGCTATTCGTGGCCAGCACGGACAGTGTACGCGCACTGTTCTTTGCTGCAACCGGAGCGCCGACAGGATTGGGATGGGTCGCTGTATTCGCGCCCCTGGCGCTAGTGCTTGCCCTGAGCTTTGGCATCAATCGGTTTTCCGAGACGGCGGTCAAGGCCATGTTCTGGAGCTACGCGGCACTCATGGGCGTGTCGCTCGCTACTATTTTCCTTGCTTACACTGGAGTCAGCATCGCCCGAACCTTTTTCGTGGCGGCATCGGCCTTTGCCGCGTTGAGCTTGTGGGGCTATACGACCAAGCGCGATTTGTCCGCGTGGGGATCGTTCCTGATCATGGGGGTGTTCGGCCTGATCATCGCCATGCTCGTCAACATGTTCCTGAAATCCTCGGTGATGGACATGATCGTGAGCGGCATTGGAGTTCTGCTGTTTGCCGGGCTCACGGCCTATGACACCCAAAAGATCAGGAATATCTATTCTGAGGTTAGGGGCAGCGACTTCCGCGGCAAGGCGATCGTAATGGGTGCACTGACGCTGTATCTCGATTTCATCAACCTGTTCCTGTTTCTGCTCCGCTTCATGGGTGACCGCCGATGA
- a CDS encoding metal-sensitive transcriptional regulator, protein MKFTKEIARLRRVEGQARGVIRMLEDERYCVDILHQIAAMEAALRATRARVLGIHAHDCVQEAIESGDKEAQRAKFAELAELFGKAGR, encoded by the coding sequence ATGAAGTTCACCAAGGAAATCGCTCGTCTGCGGCGGGTCGAAGGCCAGGCGAGGGGTGTGATCCGCATGTTGGAAGATGAGCGGTACTGCGTCGATATCCTGCATCAAATCGCTGCGATGGAAGCCGCATTGCGGGCAACGAGAGCCAGGGTTCTCGGCATTCATGCCCATGACTGTGTCCAGGAAGCGATCGAGAGCGGCGACAAGGAAGCGCAGCGCGCGAAGTTCGCCGAACTCGCAGAGCTTTTTGGAAAGGCGGGTCGCTGA
- a CDS encoding RNA polymerase sigma factor, protein MDDDPATSAAACDDALRPMDEAVRRALVDSHQDILKFLNRRLLSSHEAEEVLQRFMLRAIERAGDLREAKSVKGWLSRVLATTIADFQRTVIRRRSKEIGVDPHELAESSHAHTQPEVDLDQAVCNCLYRLLPTLQPDYAEVIWRADLLEEPRDDIAKSLDTTVNNVTVRLHRARRALKTRLLQMCRTCIEHGFLDCECAPAESSLRANVEGSSAD, encoded by the coding sequence ATGGATGATGATCCTGCCACTTCGGCCGCTGCCTGCGACGATGCCTTGAGGCCGATGGACGAAGCCGTCCGACGGGCGCTGGTGGACAGTCATCAGGACATTCTCAAATTCCTGAATCGGCGTCTCCTCAGTTCCCACGAAGCGGAGGAGGTTCTGCAGCGCTTCATGCTCCGGGCGATCGAGCGCGCCGGAGACCTTCGCGAGGCAAAGTCGGTCAAAGGTTGGCTTTCGCGCGTTCTGGCAACGACGATTGCCGATTTCCAGCGGACTGTCATCCGACGGCGCAGCAAGGAGATCGGTGTCGATCCGCATGAGCTTGCCGAGAGCAGCCATGCGCACACGCAACCAGAGGTGGATCTTGACCAGGCAGTGTGCAATTGCCTTTACCGGCTCCTGCCGACGTTGCAACCCGACTATGCGGAGGTCATCTGGCGCGCCGATTTGCTCGAAGAGCCTCGGGACGACATCGCGAAAAGTCTCGACACGACGGTCAACAATGTGACCGTCAGGTTGCACCGCGCACGCCGTGCGCTGAAAACCCGACTCCTGCAGATGTGCCGCACGTGCATCGAGCATGGCTTTCTCGATTGTGAATGTGCCCCTGCAGAGTCCTCGCTTCGAGCCAATGTGGAAGGGTCCTCGGCTGATTAG
- a CDS encoding isoprenylcysteine carboxylmethyltransferase family protein: protein MHSDASAAYGLWGLVILNSAIFIFFAFSFFKPQTKRDWRSFSAFSAFLVALFAEMYGFPLTIYLLSGWLQSNYPQVDWFSHDAGHLLEELFGWQANPHFGPFHILSFILIGGGFWMISSGWARLYRAQKQEKLATEGIYSYVRHPQYDGFILVMLGFLFQWPTVLTLAMFPVLVVMYVRLARSEEREALAAFGQDYRAYMARVPGFIPKLSRSRSGDPNLPKSRPRRPF from the coding sequence ATGCATAGCGACGCATCCGCCGCCTATGGACTTTGGGGTCTGGTGATCCTCAACTCCGCGATCTTCATTTTCTTCGCGTTCAGCTTCTTCAAACCGCAAACCAAGCGCGATTGGCGATCATTCAGCGCTTTCAGTGCTTTTCTCGTCGCACTTTTTGCGGAGATGTACGGCTTCCCGCTGACCATCTACCTGCTCTCGGGCTGGCTCCAGAGCAACTATCCGCAGGTGGACTGGTTCTCGCATGACGCCGGCCATCTGCTCGAGGAGTTGTTCGGATGGCAAGCCAACCCTCACTTCGGCCCCTTTCATATCCTGAGCTTCATCCTGATCGGCGGTGGCTTCTGGATGATATCGAGCGGCTGGGCACGGCTTTACCGGGCCCAGAAGCAAGAGAAGCTCGCAACTGAAGGTATCTATTCCTACGTCCGGCATCCGCAATATGACGGCTTCATCCTCGTCATGCTCGGCTTCCTGTTCCAATGGCCGACTGTCCTGACGCTGGCGATGTTCCCGGTCCTGGTTGTCATGTATGTGCGTCTCGCCCGGAGCGAGGAGCGCGAGGCGCTCGCCGCTTTCGGCCAGGATTATCGAGCCTACATGGCGCGCGTCCCGGGTTTTATTCCCAAGCTGTCGCGCTCGCGGTCAGGTGATCCAAATCTGCCCAAAAGCCGACCGCGCCGCCCATTCTAA
- a CDS encoding thymidine phosphorylase family protein produces MLTDHTVAPHGLRVRRLGIETGGEAIVFMHADCPVARSEGFATRTRVEVHAGGRRALATLFFTTNGLLDPDEVGLPNALWRQLHAGDGDVIEVRHPQPLASMSDVRAKIYGHRLEQDRLARIVADIATGRYSDVELAAFVTAFAGQPLDVTETAALTRAMLEAGDRLDWPDELVLDKHCVGGLPANRTTPLIVAIVTAAGFTMPKTSSRAITSPAGTADAMEVMAPVNLDLAAMRRVVEREGGCVVWGGNVRLSPADDILIGVERALDVDSEVQLVASILSKKLAAGATHVLLDLPVGATAKVRSPAEAARLSAHLVAVAAEFHLSVTPVLTDGTQPVGSGIGPALEAHDVLAVLRRAPDAPADLRERAIDLSGRILDLAGGPSGRGHAQASAILDDGQALDKFMAICEAQGGFSEPSTAPLRYTISAPRSARVAAFDNRTLARIAKLAGAPRSKSAGISLHVKLGATVARGEPIFTVHAESRGELDYALAFAAANPDAIRLASL; encoded by the coding sequence ATGCTTACCGACCACACAGTGGCGCCTCATGGCCTGCGCGTCCGACGCCTCGGCATCGAGACCGGTGGCGAAGCGATCGTGTTCATGCACGCCGACTGTCCAGTCGCCCGTTCGGAAGGGTTCGCGACGCGGACGCGCGTGGAAGTCCATGCGGGAGGCCGCCGCGCACTCGCAACGCTCTTTTTCACGACAAACGGCCTGCTCGACCCCGACGAGGTCGGACTGCCAAACGCTCTTTGGCGCCAGCTTCATGCTGGCGATGGCGATGTCATTGAGGTGCGTCATCCGCAGCCACTCGCTTCGATGAGCGATGTGCGCGCCAAGATCTACGGCCATCGGCTCGAGCAGGACCGGCTTGCGCGGATCGTCGCGGATATCGCCACCGGCCGCTATTCCGACGTGGAACTCGCCGCCTTTGTGACCGCCTTTGCGGGGCAGCCGCTCGACGTAACCGAAACTGCGGCGTTGACACGTGCCATGCTTGAAGCGGGTGACCGGCTCGACTGGCCCGATGAACTCGTTTTGGACAAACACTGCGTCGGCGGGCTCCCGGCCAACCGCACCACTCCGCTCATTGTGGCGATTGTCACCGCTGCCGGCTTCACCATGCCCAAAACTTCTTCCCGCGCCATCACCTCGCCGGCAGGGACAGCCGATGCGATGGAAGTGATGGCTCCAGTCAATCTCGATCTGGCAGCGATGCGGCGCGTAGTCGAGCGTGAGGGCGGATGTGTCGTCTGGGGCGGCAATGTGCGCCTGAGCCCGGCTGACGACATCCTGATCGGCGTCGAGCGCGCGCTCGATGTGGATAGTGAAGTCCAACTTGTCGCGTCCATCCTGTCCAAGAAGCTCGCGGCCGGGGCGACGCATGTCCTGCTCGATCTGCCCGTGGGCGCAACCGCCAAAGTGCGCTCACCAGCTGAAGCAGCCAGGCTCAGCGCGCATCTGGTCGCGGTCGCGGCGGAATTCCATCTCTCGGTGACCCCGGTATTGACCGATGGGACACAGCCGGTGGGGTCGGGCATCGGGCCAGCGCTCGAGGCGCACGATGTTCTCGCCGTCCTGCGCAGAGCACCCGATGCTCCGGCGGACCTGCGCGAGCGGGCGATTGATCTGTCAGGCAGAATTCTCGACCTCGCTGGCGGACCGTCCGGGCGGGGGCATGCGCAGGCCAGCGCGATCCTCGACGACGGCCAGGCGCTCGACAAGTTCATGGCGATCTGCGAGGCGCAAGGGGGCTTTTCCGAACCGTCCACCGCACCGCTGCGATATACGATCAGCGCCCCGCGCAGTGCCAGGGTGGCGGCATTCGACAATCGGACGCTGGCGCGTATTGCCAAGTTGGCGGGTGCACCGCGATCCAAATCGGCAGGCATATCGCTGCATGTGAAGCTGGGTGCGACAGTAGCGCGGGGAGAGCCGATCTTCACCGTTCACGCGGAGAGCCGCGGCGAACTGGACTACGCGCTGGCCTTCGCCGCCGCCAATCCCGACGCCATCCGATTGGCAAGCCTATGA